From a region of the Buteo buteo chromosome 7, bButBut1.hap1.1, whole genome shotgun sequence genome:
- the INPP5K gene encoding inositol polyphosphate 5-phosphatase K isoform X2 yields the protein MEPAGSEQRGAVRELRLHLVTWNVGTASPPPDVTSLLQLNSLGPTMDMYVIGLQEVNSRITNFLSDLAFDDPWSIFFMTVLSPLGYIKLSSVRMQGLLLLVFVKHVHLPFIRDIHTHYTRTGLYGYWGNKGGVTVRMSLYGHTICFMNCHLPAHMENTEQRLDDFEKILEMQFEGENIPSTLDHDVLFWFGDLNFRIADYGIHFVRESINNKRYNLLWEKDQLNMAKKKEAFLQEFIEGPLQFKPTYKFDLYSDVYDTSEKKRKPAWTDRILWRVKNLCQHASKEVEFSEEEQTISVTLNNYISHMSYGISDHKPVTGTFGLELKPLLSDPLIILNPEGEWSAEHDVLISYSAVPEFPSSAWDWIGLFKVAFRHVNDYVTYAWVEDDEISSNKDSKQVYMSAAEIPDMGGEFLLCYYSNNLQSIVGISQPFQIQPNRTLIEKDLTQEENSWMQKPDNLESLDEF from the exons ATGGAGCCTGCGGGCTCGGAGCAGCGCGGCGCCGTCAGGGAGCTGAG ACTACACTTAGTTACTTGGAATGTGGGCACAGCTTCTCCACCTCCTGATGTCACTAGTTTACTTCAGCTCAATTCACTGGGCCCAACTATGGATATGTATGTTATAGG CTTACAGGAGGTGAACTCAAGAATCACAAATTTTCTGTCTGACTTGGCATTTGATGATCCATggagcatttttttcatgactgTATTGTCTCCATTGGGATATATCAAG CTCTCCTCCGTTCGCATGCAGGGATTACTACTTCTGGTCTTTGTGAAGCATGTCCACCTTCCTTTCATACGGGACATTCATACCCACTACACACGCACAGGCCTGTATGGATACTGG GGGAACAAAGGAGGAGTCACTGTCCGCATGTCCCTCTATGGTCATACAATTTGTTTTATGAACTGCCACTTGCCAGCTCACATGGAGAATACAGAGCAGCGATTGGATGACTTTGAGAAAATTCTGGAAATGCAGTTTGAAGGAGAGAATATTCCAAGTACCTTGGATCATGA TGTTCTCTTCTGGTTTGGAGATCTAAACTTCCGGATAGCAGATTATGGCATACATTTTGTCCGAGAATCAATAAATAACAAGCGTTACAATCTGCTGTGGGAAAAGGACCAG ttaaatatggcaaaaaagaaggaagcatTTCTTCAGGAATTCATAGAGGGTCCTCTGCAGTTTAAACCCACCTACAAGTTTGACCTTTATTCGGATGTATATGATACAAG tgagaagaaaagaaagccagCGTGGACCGATAGGATTCTTTGGAGAGTAAAAAATCTCTGCCAGCATGCATCAAAAGAAGTCGAATTCTCTGAAGAAGAACAGACAATTTCTGTTACTTTGAATAACTATATCAGCCACATGAGCTATGGCATCAGCGATCACAAACCTGTTACAGGAACTTTTGGGCTTGAG TTGAAGCCTCTTCTATCAGATCCTTTGATCATACTGAATCCCGAGGGTGAGTGGAGTGCGGAACATGATGTTCTAATCAGCTATTCTGCAGTGCCTGAATTCCCAAGCAGTGCTTGGGACTGGATTGGACTCTTCAAG GTGGCTTTCAGGCATGTGAATGACTATGTTACTTATGCTTGGGTAGAAGATGATGAAATTTCTTCTAACAAAGACAGTAAACAA GTTTACATGAGTGCTGCAGAAATACCTGATATGGGAGgagaatttttgctttgttactATAGCAATAATTTGCAGTCAATAGTTGGTATCAGCCAGCCTTTTCAG
- the INPP5K gene encoding inositol polyphosphate 5-phosphatase K isoform X1, whose translation MEPAGSEQRGAVRELRLHLVTWNVGTASPPPDVTSLLQLNSLGPTMDMYVIGLQEVNSRITNFLSDLAFDDPWSIFFMTVLSPLGYIKLSSVRMQGLLLLVFVKHVHLPFIRDIHTHYTRTGLYGYWGNKGGVTVRMSLYGHTICFMNCHLPAHMENTEQRLDDFEKILEMQFEGENIPSTLDHDVLFWFGDLNFRIADYGIHFVRESINNKRYNLLWEKDQLNMAKKKEAFLQEFIEGPLQFKPTYKFDLYSDVYDTREQKSLFWFNEKKRKPAWTDRILWRVKNLCQHASKEVEFSEEEQTISVTLNNYISHMSYGISDHKPVTGTFGLELKPLLSDPLIILNPEGEWSAEHDVLISYSAVPEFPSSAWDWIGLFKVAFRHVNDYVTYAWVEDDEISSNKDSKQVYMSAAEIPDMGGEFLLCYYSNNLQSIVGISQPFQIQPNRTLIEKDLTQEENSWMQKPDNLESLDEF comes from the exons ATGGAGCCTGCGGGCTCGGAGCAGCGCGGCGCCGTCAGGGAGCTGAG ACTACACTTAGTTACTTGGAATGTGGGCACAGCTTCTCCACCTCCTGATGTCACTAGTTTACTTCAGCTCAATTCACTGGGCCCAACTATGGATATGTATGTTATAGG CTTACAGGAGGTGAACTCAAGAATCACAAATTTTCTGTCTGACTTGGCATTTGATGATCCATggagcatttttttcatgactgTATTGTCTCCATTGGGATATATCAAG CTCTCCTCCGTTCGCATGCAGGGATTACTACTTCTGGTCTTTGTGAAGCATGTCCACCTTCCTTTCATACGGGACATTCATACCCACTACACACGCACAGGCCTGTATGGATACTGG GGGAACAAAGGAGGAGTCACTGTCCGCATGTCCCTCTATGGTCATACAATTTGTTTTATGAACTGCCACTTGCCAGCTCACATGGAGAATACAGAGCAGCGATTGGATGACTTTGAGAAAATTCTGGAAATGCAGTTTGAAGGAGAGAATATTCCAAGTACCTTGGATCATGA TGTTCTCTTCTGGTTTGGAGATCTAAACTTCCGGATAGCAGATTATGGCATACATTTTGTCCGAGAATCAATAAATAACAAGCGTTACAATCTGCTGTGGGAAAAGGACCAG ttaaatatggcaaaaaagaaggaagcatTTCTTCAGGAATTCATAGAGGGTCCTCTGCAGTTTAAACCCACCTACAAGTTTGACCTTTATTCGGATGTATATGATACAAG AGAGCAGAAGTCCCTGTTTTGGTTTAA tgagaagaaaagaaagccagCGTGGACCGATAGGATTCTTTGGAGAGTAAAAAATCTCTGCCAGCATGCATCAAAAGAAGTCGAATTCTCTGAAGAAGAACAGACAATTTCTGTTACTTTGAATAACTATATCAGCCACATGAGCTATGGCATCAGCGATCACAAACCTGTTACAGGAACTTTTGGGCTTGAG TTGAAGCCTCTTCTATCAGATCCTTTGATCATACTGAATCCCGAGGGTGAGTGGAGTGCGGAACATGATGTTCTAATCAGCTATTCTGCAGTGCCTGAATTCCCAAGCAGTGCTTGGGACTGGATTGGACTCTTCAAG GTGGCTTTCAGGCATGTGAATGACTATGTTACTTATGCTTGGGTAGAAGATGATGAAATTTCTTCTAACAAAGACAGTAAACAA GTTTACATGAGTGCTGCAGAAATACCTGATATGGGAGgagaatttttgctttgttactATAGCAATAATTTGCAGTCAATAGTTGGTATCAGCCAGCCTTTTCAG
- the INPP5K gene encoding inositol polyphosphate 5-phosphatase K isoform X4: MQGLLLLVFVKHVHLPFIRDIHTHYTRTGLYGYWGNKGGVTVRMSLYGHTICFMNCHLPAHMENTEQRLDDFEKILEMQFEGENIPSTLDHDVLFWFGDLNFRIADYGIHFVRESINNKRYNLLWEKDQLNMAKKKEAFLQEFIEGPLQFKPTYKFDLYSDVYDTREQKSLFWFNEKKRKPAWTDRILWRVKNLCQHASKEVEFSEEEQTISVTLNNYISHMSYGISDHKPVTGTFGLELKPLLSDPLIILNPEGEWSAEHDVLISYSAVPEFPSSAWDWIGLFKVAFRHVNDYVTYAWVEDDEISSNKDSKQVYMSAAEIPDMGGEFLLCYYSNNLQSIVGISQPFQIQPNRTLIEKDLTQEENSWMQKPDNLESLDEF, translated from the exons ATGCAGGGATTACTACTTCTGGTCTTTGTGAAGCATGTCCACCTTCCTTTCATACGGGACATTCATACCCACTACACACGCACAGGCCTGTATGGATACTGG GGGAACAAAGGAGGAGTCACTGTCCGCATGTCCCTCTATGGTCATACAATTTGTTTTATGAACTGCCACTTGCCAGCTCACATGGAGAATACAGAGCAGCGATTGGATGACTTTGAGAAAATTCTGGAAATGCAGTTTGAAGGAGAGAATATTCCAAGTACCTTGGATCATGA TGTTCTCTTCTGGTTTGGAGATCTAAACTTCCGGATAGCAGATTATGGCATACATTTTGTCCGAGAATCAATAAATAACAAGCGTTACAATCTGCTGTGGGAAAAGGACCAG ttaaatatggcaaaaaagaaggaagcatTTCTTCAGGAATTCATAGAGGGTCCTCTGCAGTTTAAACCCACCTACAAGTTTGACCTTTATTCGGATGTATATGATACAAG AGAGCAGAAGTCCCTGTTTTGGTTTAA tgagaagaaaagaaagccagCGTGGACCGATAGGATTCTTTGGAGAGTAAAAAATCTCTGCCAGCATGCATCAAAAGAAGTCGAATTCTCTGAAGAAGAACAGACAATTTCTGTTACTTTGAATAACTATATCAGCCACATGAGCTATGGCATCAGCGATCACAAACCTGTTACAGGAACTTTTGGGCTTGAG TTGAAGCCTCTTCTATCAGATCCTTTGATCATACTGAATCCCGAGGGTGAGTGGAGTGCGGAACATGATGTTCTAATCAGCTATTCTGCAGTGCCTGAATTCCCAAGCAGTGCTTGGGACTGGATTGGACTCTTCAAG GTGGCTTTCAGGCATGTGAATGACTATGTTACTTATGCTTGGGTAGAAGATGATGAAATTTCTTCTAACAAAGACAGTAAACAA GTTTACATGAGTGCTGCAGAAATACCTGATATGGGAGgagaatttttgctttgttactATAGCAATAATTTGCAGTCAATAGTTGGTATCAGCCAGCCTTTTCAG
- the INPP5K gene encoding inositol polyphosphate 5-phosphatase K isoform X3, which produces MEPAGSEQRGAVRELRLHLVTWNVGTASPPPDVTSLLQLNSLGPTMDMYVIGLQEVNSRITNFLSDLAFDDPWSIFFMTVLSPLGYIKLSSVRMQGLLLLVFVKHVHLPFIRDIHTHYTRTGLYGYWGNKGGVTVRMSLYGHTICFMNCHLPAHMENTEQRLDDFEKILEMQFEGENIPSTLDHDVLFWFGDLNFRIADYGIHFVRESINNKRYNLLWEKDQLNMAKKKEAFLQEFIEGPLQFKPTYKFDLYSDVYDTREQKSLFWFNEKKRKPAWTDRILWRVKNLCQHASKEVEFSEEEQTISVTLNNYISHMSYGISDHKPVTGTFGLELKPLLSDPLIILNPEGEWSAEHDVLISYSAVPEFPSSAWDWIGLFKVAFRHVNDYVTYAWVEDDEISSNKDSKQIQPNRTLIEKDLTQEENSWMQKPDNLESLDEF; this is translated from the exons ATGGAGCCTGCGGGCTCGGAGCAGCGCGGCGCCGTCAGGGAGCTGAG ACTACACTTAGTTACTTGGAATGTGGGCACAGCTTCTCCACCTCCTGATGTCACTAGTTTACTTCAGCTCAATTCACTGGGCCCAACTATGGATATGTATGTTATAGG CTTACAGGAGGTGAACTCAAGAATCACAAATTTTCTGTCTGACTTGGCATTTGATGATCCATggagcatttttttcatgactgTATTGTCTCCATTGGGATATATCAAG CTCTCCTCCGTTCGCATGCAGGGATTACTACTTCTGGTCTTTGTGAAGCATGTCCACCTTCCTTTCATACGGGACATTCATACCCACTACACACGCACAGGCCTGTATGGATACTGG GGGAACAAAGGAGGAGTCACTGTCCGCATGTCCCTCTATGGTCATACAATTTGTTTTATGAACTGCCACTTGCCAGCTCACATGGAGAATACAGAGCAGCGATTGGATGACTTTGAGAAAATTCTGGAAATGCAGTTTGAAGGAGAGAATATTCCAAGTACCTTGGATCATGA TGTTCTCTTCTGGTTTGGAGATCTAAACTTCCGGATAGCAGATTATGGCATACATTTTGTCCGAGAATCAATAAATAACAAGCGTTACAATCTGCTGTGGGAAAAGGACCAG ttaaatatggcaaaaaagaaggaagcatTTCTTCAGGAATTCATAGAGGGTCCTCTGCAGTTTAAACCCACCTACAAGTTTGACCTTTATTCGGATGTATATGATACAAG AGAGCAGAAGTCCCTGTTTTGGTTTAA tgagaagaaaagaaagccagCGTGGACCGATAGGATTCTTTGGAGAGTAAAAAATCTCTGCCAGCATGCATCAAAAGAAGTCGAATTCTCTGAAGAAGAACAGACAATTTCTGTTACTTTGAATAACTATATCAGCCACATGAGCTATGGCATCAGCGATCACAAACCTGTTACAGGAACTTTTGGGCTTGAG TTGAAGCCTCTTCTATCAGATCCTTTGATCATACTGAATCCCGAGGGTGAGTGGAGTGCGGAACATGATGTTCTAATCAGCTATTCTGCAGTGCCTGAATTCCCAAGCAGTGCTTGGGACTGGATTGGACTCTTCAAG GTGGCTTTCAGGCATGTGAATGACTATGTTACTTATGCTTGGGTAGAAGATGATGAAATTTCTTCTAACAAAGACAGTAAACAA
- the PITPNA gene encoding phosphatidylinositol transfer protein alpha isoform, with product MVLIKEYRVILPVSVEEYQVGQLYSVAEASKNETGGGEGVEVLVNEPYERDGERGQYTHKIYHLQSKVPTFVRMLAPEGALNIHEKAWNAYPYCRTGECNEYMKDDFLIKIETWHKSDLGTQENVHKLEPDVWKNVEAIYIDIADRSQVLPKDYKAEEDPAKFKSVKTGRGPLGPNWKKELGKQTDCPYMCAYKLVTVKFKWWGLQNKVENFIQKQEKRLFTNFHRQLFCWLDKWVDLTMEDIRRMEDETKRQLDEMREKDPVKGMTAADD from the exons ATGGTGCTCATCAAGGAATA CCGCGTTATCCTGCCTGTGTCTGTGGAGGAG TATCAAGTGGGACAGCTGTATTCTGTGGCAGAAGccagtaaaaatgaaactggtggaggagaaggggtgGAGGTCCTGGTAAACGAACCCTACGAAAGAGATGGAGAGCGTGGGCAGTACACACACAAGATCTACCACTTACAGAG CAAAGTGCCAACGTTTGTGAGAATGCTGGCTCCTGAAGGAGCTCTGAATATACATGAAAAAGCATGGAATGCCTATCCCTACTGCAGAACTGGTGAGTGT AATGAGTATATGAAGGATGACTTCCTGATCAAAATTGAAACCTGGCATAAATCAGATCTTGGAACACAAGAGAAT GTTCATAAACTGGAGCCAGATGTATGGAAGAATGTAGAAGCTATTTATATAGACATTGCTGATCGGAGTCAAGTACTTCCCAAG GATTACAAGGCAGAAGAAGATCCAGCAAAATTTAAATCTGTCAAGACTGGACGTGGACCTCTGGGTCCCAACTGGAAG AAGGAGCTGGGGAAACAGACAGATTGTCCATACATGTGTGCTTACAAACTGGTAACAGTCAAGTTCAAGTGGTGGGGTCTGCAAAATAAAGTTGAGAACTTTATACAGAAG CAAGAAAAGCGTCTCTTCACAAACTTCCATCGGCAGCTCTTTTGCTGGCTTGATAAGTGGGTTGATCTGACTATGGAGGACATTCGTAGGATGGAGGATGAGACCAAGAGACAGCTGGATGAG atgAGAGAAAAAGATCCAGTGAAAGGAATGACGGCTGCAGATGACTAA